ctctctctgtcgctttggataaaatatcacaacatatgtatgtttagtcgaaatttgtaaatttatatatgtttgcattcacacatatgatttttatgaaacatttatgccccaaacataatatattctaacatattaacatagatgtcccaaacattttgtttaagtGGGGGCAAAACTTTTCCCACTTttactttaattatttatatgttAACTTCATTTgctaattttagttattttcattttttccttGTTTACCGTCTGTCCGCTTTACCGTTACAATaccttttgattttttaaaacactattattttattcaatttcaatgtttcactaaattttgtttattattttgtgttttcaattcaattatgtTTTGTTATTTGTACAATATATTTGGTTTctcaattttattacaatttgatATTTTGGTTATATGTAATTTTTCCACTTGTCTTCTTCTTTTTTGTTGCGAACCGATTGAAGTTAATGATGACGATCAACTAACAACTCGCTTCCCTTTATATGTTTAAAGGGTCATAAGGAGAGGAGATGACAgctttaacaacaacaacaatgacatcgATTGTTATCGATGACAAGAATgaagatgttgttgttgttaatgtAAGTAgccaaaatgaaattaaaagaaTGTTGAAATGAGACAACGTGTATTAGAGTGGATCGTATTTGTAgcgaattttaaagaaagttaAAATCATTAATTTGTTGAAAAGAAAAAGACAAGTAAAATGAATGTAGAATTGACGTCAATTCAGAATatatgaaataaagaaaatgcaagtaatgaaattaataatgaaaaacaataataaatgagaaaaatgtatgaaaaaaaagaaaggcTATACAACAGTTCTGTTTAATGTCGTTGGGCATTAAACATGCCGGCCTCCCAGTGATGTGTTACCAAATTTGTCCAATGGGACCGCTGAATGTGTATCCAAGTGCCGTTTTGATGGCCATGATGTTGGGAACAGTTGTTTCGATTGAGCCGTTGCGCCATAAGTCGGTGAAATAGTCTGAACCCAATTCGATGTCTATCGGAGTGTTGCATTTGAAGTCAGGGTCAGCCAATGTGTCGAGTGAGAAGTCCTTATCCGGATTAGCTAATATAGGTCCGTCATAGGGCTTTCGGGGGAGGTCGTTGGTCATAAGCGCTCGGATTTCTTTTGTCCATTTGAAACGTGCAAGACGgcctgacaaacgaattttggcGAAACGTGTGTCACGATATGTAAAGGTCGGAAGCTGCAGTGATGACTGAAGGTTGCAAGAAATCCGAGACACAGTAGCACTGAAGTTCAAGATCGCCCGGCAGGTATGCCATATATACGGTTCCTGTGGAAAAGCCACATGAACTTGAACCGTGGGGACAAGAACTTTGGACCACTTGAACGGCACATGAGGTTGCTGTATCAATCTGAATTCTGATTGGCTGCGTTGAGGTCTCTTGGCTGAATTTGAAAGTCGACTAGGTGTTCGGGATTTCCGTTCCTGTGAAGTTGAATCTCTATCGGTTGACAGGCTTCGTCGGCGTACAGATTCCCGAGGGCTAGGTCTTTCTTCACGTTGTAGAGGTCGGTTGTCACGTGGTTGAGGTCGTTCAACACATGGTCTTGTCTCCGCCCGTTTCTCAGACTTGGCGTGCATTTCCTTGACTTGTGGTGCGTAATGTAGCAGCGTGTTGTGTCTGGCATTGCATATCTGGCAGCTTAGCTTAGTAGGACAATCACGGCGTGTGTGAGAGCAAGCGAGGCAGTTAATGCAGTAAAAATACTGACAAACTATTTCAAAACGCTCGGATGGTCCTTGGCTCAGAAACTTATGACAGGTCTTGATGGGATGATCTTGTTTACAAAGGCCACATGAATAAATCCATCCCTTTGGTCTGTTGCTTTGCCGATCAGTGGTTGGTTGTTTGGCTGCCATTTCTGAAAAGATGAACGTGTATAGTGCGGATTGTAGCtaatttatgtatgtatttaaTTGGAGAGAAGAGGAATCAATTTAGTTATAGGTCTTCGAATGACCCCATTGGATGTCTTAAGGTCAACTACACGGCTATTATCGTCTGATCCTGGATAAAGATGAATAATTCTTCCTAGTTTCCAGTTATTCGGAGGAAGTCTGTCATCCTTGATTATTACGAGGTCATGAATTTTCACATTTTCTTGCTGTCTCTTCCACTTATACCTACGGTGTAATTCTCTCAGATATTCAGTTTTCCATCGTTGACAAAACTGCtgagaaattatcttcaaacgcTTCCAACGGTTGGCAAGCGTGATATTGTCTGAAGATAGGTCTGGTTCCGCAGGAGATAAAATTGGGGCACCAATTAGAAAATGTCCCGGTGTAAGTGGAGAGAGGTCATTTGGGTCATCACTAGCGGGACTTAGAGGTCTCGAATTGAGGCAGCTTTCGATACGAGCTAAAATCGTTGAAAGTTCCTCAAAAGTGAAGGTCATGTCAGGAATCGCCTTTTTTAGGTGGGACTTAAAGGATTTCACCCCGGCCTCCCATAGTCCGCCCATATGTGGGGCACCGGGTGGAATGAAATTCCATTCAATGTCCTGAGATGAATGTCGAGTGATAAGGTCGGATTGTAAATGTCTGAAGAACTCTATCCGATCTTTTTTCAGCATTTCTGCTGCTCCCGTGAAGTTGGTTCCGTTGTCCGAAAACATTTTTGCAGGACAACCCCGTCTACCAATAAATCGGGCAAATGCAGCGAGAAAAGCTTGGGTCGAGAGGTCGCTAGTGGCCTCCAAATGTACGGCTTTGGTCGAAAAGCATACAAAGATGCACACGTAACCTTTTGTAATGAGGCATGCTCTACCTGTATAATTTCGAATATTAAAAGGTCCGGCAAAGTCAACTCCGGTGTTTTGAAAAGGTCTTGTGAAAGTACTGCGTTCAGGAGGTAGAGAAGCCATGATCTGGTTTCTCGTatgttttttgtacaaaatgcaAGTCTTGCAGTGATTTATGACAAATTTCACAAGAGGTTTAAGTCGAAAGATCCAAAATTctgttcttaaaatacgaatcaTCAGTTGACTGCCGCCGTGTAAAGTCGATTTATGAGTATGCTCAACAAGTAATCGTGCAAGTCGGCAATCATGGGGAATCAAGATGGGATGTCGTTCATTAAATGTCAAAGATGGCGATTTTGTAAGACGTCCATTTGATCTCATAATGCCAAAGGTATCTACGAATGGGTTCAATGTCAAAAGTGAGCTGGTTGAAGCTATCTGAAGCTTTTTCGAAAGTTGagtatattcctctccaaaattATGTCGTTGTGTTATTATGATAAGTCGAGTTTTAACGAATTTAAtttcatcggatgaaatttcagtAGAAGTTGATCGAAGGTGTATTCTTTTGGAACCTGTATTTCTCCAAAACCGAAATAGATAAGAGAGAACCCGGTAAGCTCGAGAAAGACTAGAAAATCGTTCCAATGGATCTTCATAGGTCGTTGTGAAAAATGTCTTAACCGGTTTTATTTCCAAAGTCGTTTCAACCATTTGTTTGGGAACCGGCCAGCGGCTTTTTGGTTCTTTCAACCAGGAAGGTCCGTACCACCACAGGTCGTAAGTCTGTAGGTCAGTTGACGAACACCCCCTTGTAGCGATGTCTGCTGGGTTATATCGAGACTCTACATGTCGCCAGTTTGAGGTTCCTACTTTTTCTGTAATTTCCGCCACCCTATTTCCCACGAAAGTGTTCCAAGTACAAGAAGGTCGATTTAGCCATGATAGAACAATCGTTGAGTCGGTCCAGAAATGTAGGTCATATGAGGTCAACTGTAAACGTGGCACTGTAGAAGACACCAAAGTCGAGAGTAAAACTGCGCCACAAAGTTCAAGTCTCGGCAACGACAGCTTTTTGATGGGGGCTACACGAGTTTTAGCAACTAGTAAATGGCACTTTATGTCATTCCCCGTTTCAAGTCGGATGTATAAAGTCGCAGCATAAGCTTTCTCCGAAGAGTCGCAAAACCCATGTAGTTCTACCTTGGATTCTGGAGTGAATTGTACCCAGCGAGGTATTTTGACACTTTGAATGTCAGGAcaggtctttaggaaattttgccatgtTATACAGGTCAGTGGTGTTAGCCCATCGTCCCATCCGACTTTGTCCAGCCAGATTTGCTGCATGATGAGCTTGGCGACGACTATAATTGGCGCTAACCAGCCACATGGGTCAAAAAATCGAGCTATGGTTGAAAGAACCTCTCGTTTAGTATACGAGGGTTTAATTATAATTTCAGGTTGGGGAAATGAAAATGAGTCCGCTTTAATGTCCCATTTTATCCCTAAGGTCTTGGTTCCAATATTTTCGGACAAAGTCAGGCAATCTAATGATAGAAGTTTTTCTTCAGGAAGGTCTTTGATGACTTGAGGATCATTGGAAGTCCATTTCATGAGGTCAAACCCGGCAGATAGTAACGCACTTTCTAGTTGCTTTCTAGAAATGATTGCCTCATTGACCGTATGCCCTCCTGCTAGAACATCGTCAACGTACATGTTTTCCTCTAAAACTTTAGCAGCCAAAGGATGAGAATGTCGAACGTCTTCAGCTAGCTGTAGTAAGGTCCTTATTGCCAAAAATGGGGCACAATTGACTCCAAAGGTCACTGTTTGAAGTTCAAAGTCCTCAATTGGGTCCTTAGGGGATTTCCGAAACAATATTCGCTGATATTGAGTTTGTGATGGGTCGACTAGTATCTGACGATACATTTTGGTAATGTCCGCGTTGTAGACATATTTGAAAAGTCTCCACTTCAAAGTCTGTAGAACGAGGTCCTGCTGAAGAATAGGTCCAGGGTACAAAATGTCGTTAAGACTTTTCTTGTTAGAAGTCGGAGACGACGCGTTGAAGACAACTCGCAATTTAGTTGTAACACGGTCTGGTTTTATCACCGCGTGGTGAGGCAAATAGTAGTTAGGTCTTTTCTGAATCTCAGAATGATGTATCTTTCTCATATGTCCTAGGTCCAGGTATTCAAGTATTACTTGGTCATACTGATGTTTGATGTCAGGCTTCGTACTGAGCATCTTTTCCATCCGTAGAAACTGAGCCATTGCTATACTACGCGAATGTCCAATTTCTTCACCATTTTTGAATGGAAGGGTAACAACGAATCTTCCTGAACTGTTTCGGTAGGTCGTAGTTTGGAAGATTGTTTCGCAGGTCTTGTCCTCTTCTGACCTCAAAATGGGTTTTGGGGTCTCCTCCACCTCCCAAAATTGTGTGAGGATTTTATCGAGGGCAACTGCATTGAAAAGCGATATCTCATTTTTTGATTCAGTCGATTTCTCCACTGGTCCCCCCACAATCCAGCCAAATACTGTCTTTTGTGCCAAAAGTGAGCCGAGTGGACGAATCGGAGCTGCTACGTCAAAAATTGAGGGACCTAGGTCAAGTCCTATGAGAATATCAATTGATTGGCTTACGTAAAAGTACGGATCTGCCAAGGGTTGTTCAAATGTACTGATGTCGATGTCTAGGTCTTTAGGCGGCAAATTAAATGGTAAGGTCTTTAGAACTGGAGCCAAAACATCTAGTTTGAAATTGGGTTCCACCTTTGAGCACAGTGTGAAAATACAAGCCTGGGTTGATGTTTCAGTCACTGTTGGACTCAAACCTGAGACATGCACTAAGTTCCGCTTGGTCGGAAGTCTAAGTCGGTTTTTCAATTTGTCGGAGATAAAAGTCGATTGAGATCCGGGATCTATGATCGCTCTAGCTTCGTATCTCTGACCATTCGATTCTATTTCAACAAGGGCTGTGAAGAGTAATGTCTCTCTAGACTGAGGTCTAAGCGCAGGTCGATTAGCCTCTCGGAGAGCTAAAGTCGTGATGTGAGGTTGTTCAGTATCTGGTATGGACTGTATAGTTGTTGTAAAGGCTTGAGCACTGGTACTAGGTCGTACGCTGGCGTCTTGTTCAAGTGACATGGTCGATGCGCCATTACCTTTGTGTAAAAGTGTGTGATGTCGTTGATTGCAAGTTCGGCAGTTATAGTTACTTTTGCAATCTTTGATGTGGTGGTCTGCTGTGAGACAATTGAAACATGATCGActagtttttacaaaatgaatACGATCATttatgttcttttctaaaaatttagggCATTTTCCCAAAGTGTGACTTTCTTTGCAAAGTTGGCATGTTACTGTGGTGAGAGGTTGAGGTGTTTTTTTTGAATTAGGtctcattttagttttttcttctattttcgTCTGGAAAGTATGAATGCGCCGATCTTTTGGATTGTATGTCTTTTCCTGAGGTTTGCTGTTTGATTTTGAGGTCGACGGCTGAACATTGCCTACGGATTCTAAAGTCTTGAACTTTTGGGTCAAGAAATCATCAAAATTACGCCATGAAGGCATTTGAGAACTGTCGTCTAGATTCTTTTCGAAGTCCTCCAAATAATTTCTCGGTAATTTCTGAGAgcataaatatattaaaatcggATCCCATGACGTGGTAATGATGTCCAAGGTCTTTAAAGTCTGTAAACATCCAGTTACTGTGCGTTGAAGCAATTTAAGTGATGAACTTGAATGTACAGATACGGCGGGGAGGTCAAATAATATACGAATTTGCTCATTGACTTGCATACGCTTGTTTTCGTAGCGATCTGCTAGACTTTTCCAAGCGATGTCAAAGCCTTCGTTAACAAGTGGTACGTGGGATATAATTTCTCGCGCCTCACCTCCAGTTTTCTGATTCAAATGGTAAAGTTTTTCAACCCCACTAAGTCTCggatttttaatgtaaattgcCGAGAAAAGGTCGCGAAATGTTGGCCAGGTCTTGTAGCTGCCATAGAAAACGTCCGTATCGCATGGCGGTAATTTTATGGCATATTCATGTGATCTGTCAAAGCCCGCTGGGCTGGGGGCTGAAAGTCTCTCTGATTTCTCTGGAGGATGGTTGAGGGAAGAAAGAGCTTCTTTTTCTGCGTTGAGTGAGCTGACAACAAGTTTGTAGGACGACAGAGCCTTTCGATAAGTTTcgcgcaaaatttttaaatcaattggtTTTTCTCCTTCTGGTGCCTTATAGTCTCTACATATCTCATACGACCTTTGAACTTGGGTCCATAAATGGTCCACATGAACGCGTAACACGTCTAGAGAGTGCACATCTTTTTCGGCAGGTCTATTGGATTCAGCCTGCTCGAAGTCCATAAGGTCGTTAAAGGCATTAGTAAATTTCTCAGAAACGCTCATTTCGAAAAAGTAggtcgaaataaaaaagaatCGAAAAAATCCCACGAAATATCAATATTATAGGTCAACTGGCGTTGGTATGTTGAAAATTTAtcagaaaatcgaaaaatttcaaattaaaaatttccaaaaatgtccccgcaaaatttcaaaaaaggtCCGATCTGGCAACCCAATTTACCGATTCGCCAATATGTAAACAAATGAGTCGATGAGAGCGACTAAATCGGGACGAAGAGGAAAGCAAAAGTGATTGTACTTActccgttgtttttttttttttgcgagtgTGGAGAATTGGAGTCTCTTTGTTGTACTCGTTGAGAGGTCTTGATAAATAAACGGAGGTCTAcaagaaaaagagaaaatcacTTTGAGGTCaacacttttgaaaattttgttttggaattTACAGTTAGAATTTACAGTTGCTTTTTACAAAACGTCACTTATTTTGAAATCTTGATTTGCACTTATGTAATGTCACACAACTTTATTTGGTTTATTTGCTTTAACTGcttttatgtattttatttcacaggtcacaattttttatttcacaaaaatttgcaattttccaaaaaagatGTCACTGGACCTTGCACAAGTTACTTTTCTTTCACTTTTTGTCTATGTCACTTTTTCCTTTACaagatttcaaaaatattaactaattttttcCTCAAGATAATTTTCAGTCACCAacaatttactaattttttcctttttattattatatatatttttttttttttttactacagtATGTCTTTCACCacagattttgtttttgttgttaattCACATAAATGTCAATGTCACacacttttaatttttaaaaagaaaaattttatataaattatttcatttaattttccatTAATGGAGTTAGGTCAATTTGCATTTTACCAAAGCTCAAACTTGTTGcacaaacaaatttctatgTGAGTTATTGTTCACAAAGGTCACTTGAACAATTAACTAAAACACTTATTCGGTTCGATTAGGACCAAATGTTTAAGTGGGGGCAAAACTTTTCCCACTTttactttaattatttatatgttAACTTCATTTgctaattttagttattttcattttttccttGTTTACCGTCTGTCCGCTTTACCGTTACAATaccttttgattttttaaaacactattattttattcaatttcaatgtttcactaaattttgtttattattttgtgttttcaattcaattatgtTTTGTTATTTGTACAATATATTTGGTTTctcaattttattacaatttgatATTTTGGTTATATGTAATTTTTCCACTTGTCTTCTTCTTTTTTGTTGCGAACCGATTGAAGTTAATGATGACGATCAACTAACAACTCGCTTCCCTTTATATGTTTAAAGGGTCATAAGGAGAGGAGATGACAgctttaacaacaacaacaatgacatcgATTGTTATCGATGACAAGAATgaagatgttgttgttgttaatgtAAGTAgccaaaatgaaattaaaagaaTGTTGAAATGAGACAACGTGTATTAGAGTGGATCGTATTTGTAgcgaattttaaagaaagttaAAATCATTAATTTGTTGAAAAGAAAAAGACAAGTAAAATGAATGTAGAATTGACGTCAATTCAGAATatatgaaataaagaaaatgcaagtaatgaaattaataatgaaaaacaataataaatgagaaaaatgtatgaaaaaaaagaaaggcTATACAACAGTTCTGTTTAATGTCGTTGGGCATTAaacacatttagtgttagtttaggaacattgcatgtttgcacttaaatatattgtgttttaaaattgtgcccgaaacacactttgtttatatcggaacatatgaaaaacatatttttctaagagtgcagATCGTGTCAGATTTACGGatttgatatgatatcgaaaatgtggatctacaaagtagtgcaggCCCCGCTCgacattagactttccttacttgttttttattaaattttggacacgTATCTTGGAAATGTTTCtctctccgttaaagtcgtatgtctttgaagtaaggcccaatttccttaaagtaaataaaaatatttttgattacaaGAAATCGTATTTAAATTAACCGATATATCGAATCTTAAGATTTCACATAAAatcacttcaaatataggctaagacttattgtgaggattttaaatatttggtctaatttttttgttggactacacacaaagaaaatttcattaaaattgagccaacgaaaatatttcattgatataacgaaacattttcattaagacaatgaaaatattcgttaatagtacgaaaattttcgttgactaacagaatattcattatggtaacgaaaaatttcgttatattaacgaatttgtttcattggctcaattttaatgacacatttcattaatataacgaatttttttctaccagtgtatgaatatattttttacaatattttttacttcaaagtATTTGTTGGTATTTGGATTGTAATACTGACATTTGCTGGTTCTATATCGCAAatggagaatgaaaattcgaaaaatgagAACTACATTCTAATTGTAATCTTACTTTATATATCCCAGATTTATAGATAGATAGGTCTTTATTTATTGTAAAGGAGTCGAGTCCgtcgctcggaatcaataccactaTCCTTAAGAGAaagtcaaaatcaattaaatgaattcaagtaaacttttttttgagtgtaaaatttcgtttgaatgatttttttaatacgaTTATCTAAGTGGAATTTCCTTATTAATATCTTGTCGTTAATGATATCGAGATGAAATGGCCACCCCCTCTAAAGCGACTTCTACATGTCATCACATTCAGTCATTGGATTTtcttaccaatttttttagttaattcctttttcgatgttttgttttcaataatcGCCCCCTAGATTGTTTGTGttgtttttcctttttgtatATCGGCCAATTTGCGTCAGTCCATACATGCAACCGAAAAACAAACGTAAAATCCACTAGCGCCCCAAATAAACCAAAACAGACATACCCCACACCCACTTAGCAAAGCGGGACGCAGAGGAGATTGTGGACCGGCATACTCAATATCCGATTGGAATGGAAACATCATGGACCCCCCCTCACCGTTGGTACCTAATGACACTCTAATAATTATTCAAGCTCTACGACCAATCAATGAGCACAAATCGAACTTTGCTTTTCCGATTTTACGATCTGAGGATAGACAATCGCAAATTTTCTACCATGGCCGTCTGTCTGAAAGACCCACGGATCGTTGAGAATAATCTCCCATGTACATCTTTGAGTATTGTGCGTTCATATGAGGTTTTtggcaaaacaagaaaattttgtttttttttaatctcaatGAAAACTGCATGAAGAAAATAAGctggcaaaaaaacaacaagataTTCATCCCCGGCGTTTGTCCGTCCATCCTGGCGTTTGTCTGAATATACCAACGATAGAAGCACATATTTCTTCTCATTTTCAATGGAATACGGAAAATCACAAACAAGTTCTcttctttttttgttattcttggttgaaacaaaataaaaaaacacagaaTGCATTGCATTACAAATCACTGAACGGGTCAATAGGTTTCATGTTGGCGTCAAGGATGCAATCATCAATTTCTCTACAGGCCAAATTTGGGTTTAtttacgcacacacacacacactcagtgattcaaaataataatatatgatCGATAATGGTTGGCGAGGGGAGAGAGGTGTGTACAAATTTGGCCATTAATTAATTTCTCGGGGTactaaattatattttcataaaaacacaattgagtaaacaaaaataaaaacatttgtcacaaatattcaatttcctataaagaattttgccaacaaaaatgctgaaatgaaaAAACAATAACGCAATCCTAAATAAAAGTGACTAAGGCCTAAAGAAGGGTGAgaccgactatataataccctaaGCGTACAATCACAATAtttgttgatccaattaatttgttttcaataatCGCCCCCTACATTGTTTGTCGTGCTTTTCCGTTTTTAAATCGGCCAATTTAAGTCAGTCAGCATGGGGAGtacactaactttgtcattccgtttgtaacacaatgaAAACCAGATCTTTGACtccctaaagtatatatatatattaaaggtctggtgaaattctgattcggtctagcgatgtccgtccgtccgctaacttccgaaagaaacaagctatcgacttgaatttttgttattaatataggtcagatggcattgcaaatcggctatatcggaccacttttggatatagcccccatataaatcgacccctaCTCTTCTTGGAACAggaaatttcgtccgatttaataCTTGTCAGTATATCTCCTTTTACTATGGTGCCAagatttgatttgcggagccaataataaattatgagtcgatctaagcatgtccgtccgtctgttgaaatcacgctatcttccgaacaaaacaagctatccacttgaaactcggtagttgttattgatgtaggtaggtctctaacaaccatgcaaaaattggtccatatcggtccataaatatctatagcccccacattaaccgatcgccagatttggttttggaggagcaaatctcatccgattcagttgaaattttgtattttgtataaGCATATGGGCacttttggtacgtggtgttagtatatggtctctaacaaccatgcaaaaattagtccatatcggttcacaattaaatATAGCCTATATATAATCCGATTCCCacgtttggcctccggagcctcttggaggagcaaaattcatccgatccggttgaaattttgtacgtggtgttataatgaggtctccaacaaccatgctcaaattggtccataattagatggtatatagcacccatataaaccgatccacagatttgacctccgtatcctcttggaggagcaaatcttcatccgattcagttgaaacttggtacattgtgtttgtatgtggccgctaacaaccatgccaaactaggtcattatcggtctatagttatatacagcaatccctcgatttacatcgtcgtatttttgtttttgttccatccaacttcgatttacgtcgccattcgatttacgtcgtcgattttttgcAAACACCTCCCATAAGTGAAATAAGTACCAACGATGATGAcgtagaaatatttatttctgaaattcttaccgaaaacttcgatttacgtcgccattcgatttacgtcgtcgattttttgcAAACACCTCCCATAAGTGAAATAAGTACCAACGATGATGAcgtagaaatatttatttctgaaattcttaccgaaaattCGTCACATTCTGATGGAAGTGgcgatgtttttataccctaaaccatatagtggtcagggtataataactttgatctgccaaaaaatgtgccgacCAGAAGTATTGatattagaccccataaaatatatacacccagaaaaaagtgccttcgaaactaaaggaaaaaattttcatcaatatagtttatccattttatttccattaaggtaaatttttgtgaaaaataataaaatttactcgtttcagtaaaaaaatcctaaactgtaagcagttaggaatagttcattaactagaataaggcatggaattttactcatactattttcttcgctgggtataagaatttactactgaaaaagaaaattttattcaccgataacaaagcattcgtaaaaataaacaaaaaccgaactaaaaccaagtttcctcaaaattagtaaaatttcttataaaatgataattgcgacttcctttataatagaaagtttttcatacatacgaacaacacttggcatagaaaaatattttagttcattcgtactacgaagtatgcaatcctttcaaaacttaaggaaacacacttgttagaatataggaaattttcctaaatttctattgtctacctgtaatcgatacctgtcatcgtaatcgatgtgtttgcgcgtgggtgtaatcgatatatttgcgcgtcggttgtttttttagttggaatcgcgttgttttggtatacggagagattgttaaaaaataatatggtaaaataatataataaataacaaataaaatatataaaatatttgttattttaaattagtgagaaaaaatttcgtttttttaaataaatctatcaatgttcgtgatagtgtataaagaaagaaaacaccagcagaataacaaccctttcatttgtcttcattttggaattatcaggtaatattcagtgacgctaaccttttgcaacaaaaatgttttatgattttttatatttgtagatattgaaattgtaaaaggaggacaaaa
This is a stretch of genomic DNA from Haematobia irritans isolate KBUSLIRL chromosome 4, ASM5000362v1, whole genome shotgun sequence. It encodes these proteins:
- the LOC142234415 gene encoding uncharacterized protein LOC142234415, translated to MAAKQPTTDRQSNRPKGWIYSCGLCKQDHPIKTCHKFLSQGPSERFEIVCQYFYCINCLACSHTRRDCPTKLSCQICNARHNTLLHYAPQVKEMHAKSEKRAETRPCVERPQPRDNRPLQREERPSPRESVRRRSLSTDRDSTSQERKSRTPSRLSNSAKRPQRSQSEFRLIQQPHVPFKWSKVLVPTVQVHVAFPQEPYIWHTCRAILNFSATVSRISCNLQSSLQLPTFTYRDTRFAKIRLSGRLARFKWTKEIRALMTNDLPRKPYDGPILANPDKDFSLDTLADPDFKCNTPIDIELGSDYFTDLWRNGSIETTVPNIMAIKTALGYTFSGPIGQIW
- the LOC142235400 gene encoding uncharacterized protein LOC142235400 is translated as MSVSEKFTNAFNDLMDFEQAESNRPAEKDVHSLDVLRVHVDHLWTQVQRSYEICRDYKAPEGEKPIDLKILRETYRKALSSYKLVVSSLNAEKEALSSLNHPPEKSERLSAPSPAGFDRSHEYAIKLPPCDTDVFYGSYKTWPTFRDLFSAIYIKNPRLSGVEKLYHLNQKTGGEAREIISHVPLVNEGFDIAWKSLADRYENKRMQVNEQIRILFDLPAVSVHSSSSLKLLQRTVTGCLQTLKTLDIITTSWDPILIYLCSQKLPRNYLEDFEKNLDDSSQMPSWRNFDDFLTQKFKTLESVGNVQPSTSKSNSKPQEKTYNPKDRRIHTFQTKIEEKTKMRPNSKKTPQPLTTVTCQLCKESHTLGKCPKFLEKNINDRIHFVKTSRSCFNCLTADHHIKDCKSNYNCRTCNQRHHTLLHKGNGASTMSLEQDASVRPSTSAQAFTTTIQSIPDTEQPHITTLALREANRPALRPQSRETLLFTALVEIESNGQRYEARAIIDPGSQSTFISDKLKNRLRLPTKRNLVHVSGLSPTVTETSTQACIFTLCSKVEPNFKLDVLAPVLKTLPFNLPPKDLDIDISTFEQPLADPYFYVSQSIDILIGLDLGPSIFDVAAPIRPLGSLLAQKTVFGWIVGGPVEKSTESKNEISLFNAVALDKILTQFWEVEETPKPILRSEEDKTCETIFQTTTYRNSSGRFVVTLPFKNGEEIGHSRSIAMAQFLRMEKMLSTKPDIKHQYDQVILEYLDLGHMRKIHHSEIQKRPNYYLPHHAVIKPDRVTTKLRVVFNASSPTSNKKSLNDILYPGPILQQDLVLQTLKWRLFKYVYNADITKMYRQILVDPSQTQYQRILFRKSPKDPIEDFELQTVTFGVNCAPFLAIRTLLQLAEDVRHSHPLAAKVLEENMYVDDVLAGGHTVNEAIISRKQLESALLSAGFDLMKWTSNDPQVIKDLPEEKLLSLDCLTLSENIGTKTLGIKWDIKADSFSFPQPEIIIKPSYTKREVLSTIARFFDPCGWLAPIIVVAKLIMQQIWLDKVGWDDGLTPLTCITWQNFLKTCPDIQSVKIPRWVQFTPESKVELHGFCDSSEKAYAATLYIRLETGNDIKCHLLVAKTRVAPIKKLSLPRLELCGAVLLSTLVSSTVPRLQLTSYDLHFWTDSTIVLSWLNRPSCTWNTFVGNRVAEITEKVGTSNWRHVESRYNPADIATRGCSSTDLQTYDLWWYGPSWLKEPKSRWPVPKQMVETTLEIKPVKTFFTTTYEDPLERFSSLSRAYRVLSYLFRFWRNTGSKRIHLRSTSTEISSDEIKFVKTRLIIITQRHNFGEEYTQLSKKLQIASTSSLLTLNPFVDTFGIMRSNGRLTKSPSLTFNERHPILIPHDCRLARLLVEHTHKSTLHGGSQLMIRILRTEFWIFRLKPLVKFVINHCKTCILYKKHTRNQIMASLPPERSTFTRPFQNTGVDFAGPFNIRNYTGRACLITKGYVCIFVCFSTKAVHLEATSDLSTQAFLAAFARFIGRRGCPAKMFSDNGTNFTGAAEMLKKDRIEFFRHLQSDLITRHSSQDIEWNFIPPGAPHMGGLWEAGVKSFKSHLKKAIPDMTFTFEELSTILARIESCLNSRPLSPASDDPNDLSPLTPGHFLIGAPILSPAEPDLSSDNITLANRWKRLKIISQQFCQRWKTEYLRELHRRYKWKRQQENVKIHDLVIIKDDRLPPNNWKLGRIIHLYPGSDDNSRVVDLKTSNGVIRRPITKLIPLLSN